From Candidatus Methanosuratincola sp., one genomic window encodes:
- a CDS encoding complex I subunit 1 family protein: MVDLIFTVISLIVIVPLALFLGVIYSYLLRKLSARFQWRVGPMLRMYGDLKPLLGTTRLLQPLYDILKLYGKETIVPDVSRRRLFVYSPFLSLFFAVAAIFFIPFPGMPLLSGVPYSLIIASYLLIASILFTILGPVASGSPWAAIGARREVELFLVSELGFVLSLFAVAIARQSLVIWEISSGGQSLYLALLTVTAGALMFVAMLGKLHIKPFDMPEAEAEIVAGPYTEYSGKLLGTYYLTKVFLLYGLVALFISLFLPPIATDVLWLPLYIVAAVVLVFLLTSVQVLNPRYRIRNAINWYLKVAIPLGVLNFIIALAIWLVV, translated from the coding sequence ATGGTAGATTTGATCTTTACAGTGATCAGTTTGATTGTTATAGTGCCCTTGGCTCTATTCTTGGGAGTCATATACTCCTACTTGTTGAGGAAGCTCTCTGCAAGGTTCCAGTGGCGGGTAGGGCCGATGCTGAGGATGTACGGCGACCTGAAGCCTCTGCTTGGGACGACCAGGTTGCTGCAGCCGCTCTATGACATCCTGAAGCTGTACGGCAAGGAGACGATAGTCCCTGATGTTTCGAGAAGGCGACTCTTCGTCTACTCCCCGTTCCTGTCCCTGTTCTTTGCGGTTGCCGCAATATTCTTCATCCCGTTCCCTGGGATGCCGCTGCTCTCCGGGGTTCCATATAGCCTGATAATCGCGTCATACTTGCTTATCGCATCGATACTCTTCACAATCCTCGGGCCCGTCGCGAGCGGATCGCCATGGGCAGCAATAGGCGCGAGGAGAGAGGTCGAGCTCTTCCTCGTTTCTGAGCTCGGATTCGTGCTGAGCCTCTTCGCAGTTGCCATTGCCAGGCAGTCGCTTGTCATATGGGAGATCTCATCAGGAGGTCAGTCATTGTACCTGGCGCTGCTCACAGTGACTGCGGGCGCTCTGATGTTTGTAGCCATGCTGGGGAAGCTGCACATAAAGCCCTTCGATATGCCCGAGGCAGAGGCGGAGATAGTTGCGGGGCCATACACCGAGTACTCGGGGAAGCTTTTGGGGACTTACTATTTGACCAAGGTATTCCTTCTCTACGGGCTTGTGGCGCTCTTCATCTCACTCTTCCTCCCGCCGATTGCCACCGACGTGCTCTGGCTTCCGCTGTATATCGTGGCGGCTGTGGTGCTGGTCTTCCTGCTCACTTCGGTCCAGGTCTTGAACCCGAGATACAGGATCAGGAACGCGATAAACTGGTATCTCAAAGTGGCGATCCCGCTGGGGGTGCTGAATTTCATTATCGCTCTGGCGATATGGTTGGTGGTGTGA
- a CDS encoding methylamine methyltransferase corrinoid protein reductive activase, with product MYGLAIDIGTSGIRVQALDLKTSEVVATAITLRHPLPGANVIDHLHFAVEVGEDVAHKLIIDTINSLLRLLDIDLSKVERVAVDGNPTQLSLFQNIEVRDLAYWGEHAMRDYNIKPPERNACVIKAGSVGLDLNPEADVYVPPGVKHEIGADALAMLVKSGVLEKRGISLVTDFGTNAEIALVIDGEVFTCSAAAGPAIEGQRIEKGMLASPGAVCDVNPESNGWRMTVLNEQLLAEKGDVVIPRSGEVTERGPMSGKALGITGTGVIAVLALGMSSGLIKLPNIETQDRKLYLQDGIYFTRRDLVEAGKAIGAFRAGHISLCEEAGITMHDIDTSYMAGASGFYVDANKSMDVGQIPASSRKVYQIGNTSLGMAKDIVLKPDMIDTLQSMADSIRGRHIMLATSKVFEKVYTLELSYWDEGMPIAIYNEYLRRYGYNPLPKRTPNPEIKRIFMRDIPELGKKGLKVLRDIGVTLIGEFDGCTGCESCLKSCPENAIRVEPAGDTFRIVIRSELCDGMACLRCQQACPEQVFKYSSLLKGKKE from the coding sequence TTGTACGGACTGGCGATCGACATCGGAACGAGCGGCATAAGAGTTCAGGCGCTCGACCTGAAAACTTCTGAGGTTGTTGCAACGGCTATCACCTTGAGACACCCACTGCCTGGGGCAAATGTTATTGATCACCTCCATTTTGCGGTTGAGGTAGGCGAGGATGTGGCGCACAAGCTGATAATCGACACGATCAACTCGCTTCTACGGCTCCTGGATATCGATCTGTCCAAAGTGGAGAGAGTGGCAGTTGACGGCAACCCGACCCAGCTCTCCCTGTTCCAGAACATAGAGGTCCGCGATCTGGCCTACTGGGGTGAGCATGCGATGCGTGATTACAACATAAAGCCGCCCGAAAGGAATGCCTGCGTGATCAAAGCAGGCTCCGTGGGGCTCGATCTCAACCCTGAGGCGGACGTATATGTCCCCCCGGGGGTGAAGCATGAGATCGGCGCAGATGCGCTGGCGATGCTAGTCAAATCCGGAGTCCTTGAGAAGAGAGGGATATCCCTTGTTACTGATTTCGGCACCAATGCCGAGATAGCCCTAGTCATAGACGGAGAGGTGTTCACCTGCTCCGCCGCGGCCGGTCCTGCAATCGAGGGTCAGCGCATCGAGAAGGGGATGCTCGCCTCGCCAGGGGCGGTCTGCGATGTCAACCCTGAATCAAACGGATGGAGGATGACTGTACTCAACGAGCAATTGCTGGCTGAGAAGGGGGATGTAGTCATTCCACGATCCGGAGAGGTGACGGAAAGGGGACCGATGAGCGGGAAAGCGCTGGGGATCACGGGGACAGGAGTAATAGCAGTCCTCGCTCTCGGGATGTCGTCTGGGCTCATCAAGCTCCCTAACATCGAAACCCAGGACAGGAAGCTCTACCTCCAAGACGGCATTTACTTCACCAGGCGCGATCTGGTCGAGGCAGGGAAAGCTATCGGTGCCTTCCGCGCAGGGCACATCTCCCTTTGCGAGGAGGCCGGTATCACGATGCATGACATCGACACCTCATACATGGCTGGGGCCTCTGGGTTCTACGTGGATGCAAACAAATCAATGGATGTCGGTCAGATACCGGCATCCTCGAGGAAAGTGTACCAGATCGGCAACACATCGCTCGGCATGGCGAAGGATATCGTATTGAAGCCAGACATGATCGACACTCTCCAAAGCATGGCCGACAGCATTAGGGGGCGGCACATAATGCTCGCCACTTCGAAGGTCTTCGAGAAGGTCTATACCTTGGAGCTCTCGTACTGGGACGAAGGGATGCCGATTGCCATTTACAACGAATATCTCAGGAGATATGGCTACAATCCGCTGCCCAAGAGGACTCCGAACCCCGAGATAAAGCGCATATTCATGAGGGACATCCCAGAGCTCGGCAAGAAGGGCCTGAAAGTCCTCAGGGACATCGGGGTTACATTGATCGGCGAGTTCGACGGGTGCACCGGGTGCGAGAGCTGCCTCAAGAGTTGCCCTGAGAATGCGATAAGGGTCGAACCCGCAGGCGACACGTTCAGGATAGTGATCAGGTCCGAACTGTGCGACGGCATGGCGTGCCTCAGGTGCCAGCAGGCGTGCCCCGAACAGGTCTTCAAATACTCTAGCCTGCTGAAAGGTAAAAAGGAATAG
- a CDS encoding NADH-quinone oxidoreductase subunit C, giving the protein MKFETAPDVAEYVKKEIYPDGLEYVPLRENRVIVKVAPGDLTKVAELFVKKFEARLIHATAVDLELKGFEVLHIYDFSKFKDRLVVIVKAIVDKDSPEFPSIANITWQATWAEREMKELLGVKPSGMPDPRHQFLPHEWPNPVESGSIPEGYKFDGSTTAKEMYLPLRMPIEEAYQTLIPIGPYHPGVIEGQIVYVKVEGEQVVAADIKTGFHHRGIMKLIERRGYNKGAFLAERVCGICSAAHGLAYITCTENLYESEVPERALYIRTLLAELNRMHSHLLWVGVVADVIGWKTGFMLTWGLRERVMDIIEAITGNRVNYGIWRMGGVSRDVPQELAEKAKRTVDALREECAKLLLLVADHPVVKSRLIGVGPLTRAQAYDGGAVGPVARASDWKIDVRIDNPPHAIYDPKVISWEVITDDHCDTFGRTLVRVKELLVSCSIVSQCLEYLAKTTGDIRIKPKTVPLGAEAVGLNEAPRGELAYYIRASDKDSSLPHTVRIRTPSYRNNAIIPLMLVGSNLADVPVVMGSTDQCLACTDRLEVIDNRDGGRKILTWDQLVNLSRRASRW; this is encoded by the coding sequence TTGAAATTCGAGACCGCTCCTGATGTTGCTGAGTACGTAAAGAAGGAGATATACCCTGATGGCCTAGAATACGTTCCGCTCAGGGAGAACCGGGTGATTGTTAAGGTTGCCCCCGGCGATCTCACAAAGGTAGCGGAGCTCTTCGTGAAAAAATTCGAGGCGAGGCTCATTCATGCAACAGCAGTCGATCTGGAGCTGAAGGGCTTCGAGGTCCTGCACATTTATGACTTCTCCAAGTTTAAGGACAGGCTCGTTGTAATCGTCAAGGCAATTGTCGACAAGGACAGCCCTGAATTCCCTTCGATTGCAAACATCACTTGGCAGGCGACTTGGGCAGAGAGGGAAATGAAAGAGCTGCTGGGGGTCAAGCCGTCCGGGATGCCCGACCCGCGGCACCAGTTCCTGCCCCACGAGTGGCCAAACCCTGTTGAGAGCGGATCGATCCCCGAGGGGTACAAATTCGATGGCTCCACGACGGCCAAGGAGATGTACCTGCCGCTGAGGATGCCTATCGAGGAGGCCTACCAGACGCTAATACCGATCGGCCCGTACCACCCAGGCGTCATCGAGGGCCAGATCGTCTACGTAAAGGTCGAGGGGGAGCAGGTCGTCGCTGCAGACATAAAGACTGGGTTCCACCACCGCGGAATAATGAAGCTCATAGAGCGGAGGGGCTACAACAAGGGCGCGTTCCTTGCCGAGAGGGTATGCGGGATCTGCTCGGCAGCCCATGGGCTTGCTTATATCACATGCACAGAGAACCTCTATGAGTCAGAGGTCCCTGAGAGGGCGCTATACATAAGGACCCTGCTCGCGGAGCTCAACAGGATGCACAGCCACCTCCTCTGGGTCGGCGTGGTTGCGGATGTGATCGGGTGGAAAACTGGTTTCATGCTGACTTGGGGTCTCAGGGAGCGTGTAATGGACATAATTGAAGCCATTACAGGGAACAGGGTCAACTATGGCATTTGGAGGATGGGCGGGGTCAGCAGGGATGTTCCGCAGGAGCTTGCCGAGAAGGCGAAGAGGACGGTCGACGCGCTGCGGGAAGAGTGCGCAAAGTTGCTGTTGCTAGTAGCAGATCACCCGGTCGTGAAGTCGAGGCTCATCGGAGTAGGCCCGCTCACGAGGGCGCAGGCTTACGACGGGGGCGCAGTCGGTCCTGTGGCAAGGGCTAGCGACTGGAAGATCGACGTCCGGATAGACAATCCGCCCCACGCAATCTACGACCCGAAGGTGATCTCTTGGGAGGTCATCACAGATGACCACTGTGACACATTCGGGAGGACGCTAGTCAGGGTCAAGGAGCTGCTCGTCTCCTGCAGTATCGTTTCCCAGTGCTTGGAGTATTTGGCCAAGACAACTGGCGACATAAGGATCAAGCCAAAGACAGTCCCGCTGGGGGCTGAGGCTGTAGGACTCAACGAGGCGCCCAGAGGGGAGCTCGCTTACTACATCAGGGCATCCGACAAAGACTCGAGTTTGCCGCACACTGTGAGGATAAGGACGCCCAGCTACAGGAACAATGCAATTATCCCCTTGATGCTCGTCGGATCGAACCTGGCGGACGTCCCGGTGGTGATGGGCAGCACTGACCAGTGCCTCGCATGCACCGACAGGTTAGAGGTAATTGACAATAGGGATGGTGGCAGGAAGATCCTGACATGGGATCAGCTAGTAAACTTGAGCAGGAGGGCGAGCAGATGGTAG
- the nuoB gene encoding NADH-quinone oxidoreductase subunit NuoB → MGIMDKARIYSPWLYHLHCGGCNGCDIETLAALAPRFDVERFGVQLVPSPRHADILLTTGCVPKQFIPMVKRIYEQVPAPKVVVAVGSCACGGSLFYDDAPENYAILGHPDLLIPVDVYVPGCAPKPEAIINGVVQGILKLAEKRSKK, encoded by the coding sequence ATGGGGATAATGGACAAGGCTCGGATATACTCGCCCTGGCTCTACCACCTGCACTGCGGCGGCTGCAACGGATGCGACATAGAGACCTTGGCTGCGCTGGCCCCTCGGTTCGATGTCGAGCGCTTCGGGGTCCAGCTCGTGCCGTCCCCCAGGCATGCCGACATACTGCTGACGACGGGATGCGTACCGAAGCAGTTCATCCCGATGGTAAAGCGGATATACGAACAGGTCCCGGCGCCGAAGGTTGTGGTCGCGGTCGGAAGCTGTGCCTGCGGCGGCAGCCTCTTCTACGATGACGCTCCAGAGAATTATGCAATACTCGGGCACCCTGACTTGCTGATACCTGTTGATGTATATGTGCCAGGGTGCGCCCCAAAGCCTGAAGCAATAATTAATGGGGTGGTGCAGGGGATCCTGAAGCTTGCCGAAAAGCGCTCGAAGAAGTGA
- a CDS encoding 4Fe-4S dicluster domain-containing protein yields MSTEIKILKQVLSKYSKPMTLTYPSGVAPDRRYSQIPEGLRGIPERDKDKCIGCRACYFVCSGRATSIYDKGEKRTVEIFLFRCTFCAHCQEACPEEAIKMTNKFEIAVPNREDPAARVLTELDLLKCKNCGTPYVTRKLVDRTYERLMEKIDPIVKETVSNDYKKLDGYCPDCRRAYGVDLDTHTKKYVWLEGV; encoded by the coding sequence ATGTCTACTGAAATTAAGATCCTCAAACAGGTTCTGTCGAAGTACAGCAAACCGATGACCCTGACTTACCCGTCTGGGGTAGCCCCTGACAGGCGGTATAGCCAGATACCTGAAGGGCTCCGTGGCATACCTGAGCGGGACAAAGACAAGTGCATCGGCTGCAGGGCCTGCTACTTCGTCTGCTCCGGGAGGGCTACCAGCATATACGACAAAGGCGAAAAGCGGACAGTTGAGATCTTCCTCTTCAGGTGCACCTTCTGTGCCCATTGCCAGGAGGCCTGCCCCGAGGAGGCGATAAAGATGACTAACAAGTTCGAGATAGCAGTCCCCAACCGGGAGGATCCTGCGGCGCGGGTCCTCACCGAGCTCGACCTCCTCAAGTGCAAGAACTGCGGCACCCCGTATGTGACAAGGAAGCTCGTGGACAGGACTTATGAGAGGTTGATGGAGAAGATCGACCCGATCGTTAAGGAGACCGTTTCGAACGACTACAAGAAACTTGACGGATACTGCCCTGACTGCAGGAGGGCTTATGGTGTCGATTTAGACACCCATACGAAGAAGTACGTCTGGCTGGAGGGAGTCTGA
- a CDS encoding B12-binding domain-containing protein produces MALLDWAKKADFDMIFKRYNVIIEGPAIKPEDDPDVKKVLPKDEPFKSLAMSVIFGDTEKAVQAAKSALDRVSPLDVIEKGLAKGMDAVSALYAKGAYFLPDIMLSADAMTAAMQLAEQKLGRAREKKGTVVSFVAEGDPHDIGKNLVVMFLKANGFEAVDLGRDVPDKDVIEAVKKYKPVMLTGTALMTTTMTAFPRVAKALQEQGIAVPIFGCGGGAVKRDFVESYDMGVYGVKAFHAPKLAEAALAGKSWKDIRKEYPKIVGEFVAEYADRM; encoded by the coding sequence ATGGCACTTTTAGATTGGGCTAAGAAAGCTGACTTCGACATGATCTTCAAGAGATACAACGTCATCATCGAAGGGCCGGCAATTAAGCCTGAAGATGATCCGGACGTAAAGAAGGTGTTGCCGAAGGATGAGCCGTTCAAATCGCTGGCAATGTCAGTGATCTTCGGAGACACAGAGAAAGCTGTCCAGGCTGCAAAGTCAGCTCTCGATAGAGTATCCCCGCTCGATGTAATCGAGAAGGGGCTCGCAAAAGGAATGGACGCAGTCAGCGCACTTTATGCAAAGGGAGCCTACTTCCTGCCCGACATAATGCTCTCGGCTGATGCAATGACTGCAGCGATGCAGTTGGCAGAGCAGAAGCTTGGTAGGGCCAGGGAGAAGAAGGGGACTGTCGTTTCATTCGTCGCTGAGGGTGACCCGCACGACATCGGGAAGAACCTTGTCGTGATGTTCCTCAAGGCGAATGGATTCGAGGCAGTGGACCTTGGAAGGGACGTCCCGGACAAGGATGTAATCGAAGCTGTCAAGAAATACAAGCCAGTGATGCTCACTGGTACGGCGCTGATGACAACCACCATGACCGCCTTCCCGAGAGTGGCTAAGGCACTTCAGGAGCAAGGGATAGCCGTACCAATTTTCGGATGCGGCGGCGGTGCTGTGAAGAGGGACTTCGTGGAGTCCTACGATATGGGCGTCTACGGGGTCAAAGCATTCCACGCACCGAAGCTTGCAGAGGCAGCGCTGGCAGGCAAGAGCTGGAAGGACATCCGCAAGGAGTACCCGAAGATCGTCGGGGAATTTGTTGCGGAGTATGCGGACAGGATGTAA
- a CDS encoding methyltransferase MtaB domain-containing protein has protein sequence MGVRRYTKMAYKEPDDMVFGHAKFPVLEHWNVQFGAGYVVPEVKVAPEAGTERSKDTLVKEMASIAEQAAARAVDIGLPAFMLEQEHVFQQTYHPDWGYACTLAQAEVLKKYYDEYGVRACLRQTVGDLRIEEKGGLRGSEYDNRIAETIEECCKAGASDIAAETMGGKSVLDYGVMRGDIKAILFGIGYLGSVDMEYFWTRAVNICSKYDTRPAGDTNCSGANTCMYVAGGLLGKDMSHTAAALARAISAARSLVAVECGATGPLKDCGYENTIVKAITGVPICQEGKNAVCAHADVMGNLTCQVVDCWSNESVFHREEMGGPTPAVWLQATGYEAALMNTAIQTGNAKTLRDLYTFTDMYRDPQGTLLAYPNAFRVGKAIVEYGKDIYLRARAAALEASKVMMEAYEAKLLQLTRFELDTLRKYTSILESLPMEAEIFVDQCMREYPRKIPTFDPKSYGL, from the coding sequence ATGGGAGTTAGAAGATATACTAAAATGGCATACAAGGAACCCGACGACATGGTCTTTGGCCATGCCAAGTTCCCAGTGCTAGAGCACTGGAACGTGCAGTTCGGCGCAGGCTACGTGGTACCAGAGGTCAAGGTCGCTCCCGAGGCAGGAACGGAGCGCAGCAAGGATACTCTAGTGAAAGAAATGGCTTCTATTGCAGAACAAGCAGCAGCAAGGGCGGTCGACATTGGTCTACCGGCATTTATGCTTGAGCAGGAGCATGTCTTCCAGCAGACATACCATCCCGACTGGGGTTATGCGTGCACACTTGCGCAGGCAGAGGTTCTCAAGAAATACTATGACGAATACGGCGTCAGGGCGTGCCTGAGGCAGACAGTCGGAGACCTGAGGATTGAGGAGAAAGGAGGCCTAAGGGGCTCCGAGTATGACAACAGGATCGCAGAGACAATCGAGGAGTGCTGCAAGGCAGGGGCTTCGGACATAGCGGCAGAGACCATGGGAGGAAAGTCGGTCCTTGACTACGGTGTGATGAGAGGAGACATTAAGGCAATCCTATTTGGGATTGGATACCTAGGCAGCGTAGACATGGAGTACTTCTGGACAAGGGCAGTAAACATCTGCAGCAAGTATGACACAAGACCTGCGGGCGATACCAACTGCTCAGGAGCTAACACCTGCATGTACGTAGCAGGAGGCTTGCTGGGCAAGGATATGTCGCACACGGCTGCTGCGCTTGCCAGGGCGATCTCTGCAGCAAGGAGCCTAGTCGCTGTCGAATGCGGCGCGACAGGTCCGCTGAAGGACTGCGGCTACGAGAATACAATAGTAAAGGCGATAACAGGCGTGCCGATCTGCCAGGAAGGCAAGAACGCAGTCTGTGCGCACGCAGACGTCATGGGTAACCTGACCTGCCAGGTGGTCGACTGCTGGAGCAATGAGTCGGTCTTCCACAGGGAGGAGATGGGCGGACCTACACCAGCAGTATGGCTGCAGGCCACAGGCTACGAGGCTGCGCTGATGAACACTGCGATCCAGACGGGCAATGCAAAGACGCTCAGGGACCTGTACACGTTCACAGACATGTACAGAGACCCGCAGGGCACGCTGCTCGCATATCCTAACGCATTCAGGGTAGGAAAAGCAATAGTGGAGTATGGGAAAGACATATACCTGAGGGCAAGGGCTGCAGCGCTCGAGGCATCCAAGGTCATGATGGAGGCATATGAAGCCAAGCTACTTCAGTTGACAAGGTTCGAGCTCGACACGCTCAGGAAGTACACAAGCATCCTCGAGAGCCTCCCGATGGAAGCAGAGATCTTCGTGGACCAGTGCATGAGGGAGTACCCGCGGAAGATACCGACATTTGACCCGAAGAGCTATGGATTGTGA
- a CDS encoding 4Fe-4S dicluster domain-containing protein has protein sequence MSYIVAPQKKLKEPIPVPGTKEKVTDLVIIHDQTKCTGCGQCMIGCAYKHFRTFDRRFGLLYVYEDPINKGRYVNANCSHCVFPMCLASCPKEAIYKDEKGIVRISPLLCVGCGTCNQACPIGIPRLDEERKVYVKCDFCDGEWPMCVQMCSSNALRLLPRKEAFEYVKKLRGGK, from the coding sequence ATGTCATACATAGTGGCTCCACAAAAGAAGCTTAAGGAACCAATTCCCGTCCCGGGCACTAAAGAGAAGGTCACGGATCTCGTGATCATCCATGATCAGACCAAGTGCACGGGATGCGGGCAGTGCATGATCGGTTGCGCATACAAGCACTTCAGGACGTTTGACAGGCGGTTCGGACTGCTCTACGTCTACGAGGACCCGATCAACAAGGGCCGGTATGTGAACGCAAACTGTTCGCATTGCGTCTTCCCAATGTGCCTCGCCTCATGCCCGAAGGAAGCCATTTACAAGGATGAGAAGGGGATAGTCCGAATATCGCCGTTGCTCTGCGTCGGGTGCGGGACATGCAACCAAGCCTGCCCGATTGGGATACCGAGGCTTGACGAGGAGCGGAAAGTCTATGTCAAGTGCGACTTCTGCGATGGGGAATGGCCCATGTGCGTCCAGATGTGCAGCTCGAATGCGCTGAGGCTGCTTCCGAGGAAGGAGGCATTTGAATATGTCAAAAAATTGAGGGGTGGCAAATGA
- a CDS encoding complex I subunit 5 family protein, with translation MTAAGESVLTIAVPILIVLGGIISPLVFRKGKALAASASLFFLVALALNSWLLIGVQEGAALYYPNTQGIIFNAASAFIVEITLALGFLGAIYSYRYFEDEKILPPFYALYSFFIATLVIMAVSFNILIIYVAFEASTIAGGVLILFTKRRSATKAAVRFFVLSVIGAVTILVGILYQNSLTGTFMLEQSAFSGVANGDLVLLSALYAIGFSIKVGIFPFGLLWLPAAHSEAPTPVSAILSGVMVQIAAFAASRIIGVISPASYELGLSLVALGALSVIVGAVLAAVEATYGSKYSRFHVSPVNIRGIKRIWAFSTSSEVGVFYILIGLALMAPALSPLFFAGILLHFLNHGLAKALLFFDSGFVIETSRTADLSLLKGLGGKVGVNGLTYLIGGFSLSLIPGTLGYNTFLEFTRGHISMEITAVILTAALFIFFTTLYSLRSIVAGKPKAKVEYIDKVHSHAILRIPGVLLAICIVALGIIVLLGANGIALEGYYHQFEEWFSVAAKTISEPWVGVA, from the coding sequence ATGACGGCAGCAGGAGAGTCTGTTTTGACAATTGCCGTCCCTATATTGATCGTGCTGGGCGGCATAATTTCACCTCTCGTGTTCAGGAAAGGCAAAGCTCTGGCCGCATCCGCCAGCCTGTTCTTCTTGGTTGCGCTGGCATTGAACTCTTGGCTTTTGATTGGCGTCCAAGAGGGCGCGGCACTGTACTACCCGAACACCCAGGGCATAATTTTTAACGCGGCATCGGCATTCATTGTGGAAATTACGCTTGCCTTGGGTTTCCTTGGCGCTATATATAGCTACAGGTATTTCGAGGACGAAAAGATCTTACCCCCCTTCTATGCGCTCTACTCTTTCTTCATTGCGACCCTTGTTATTATGGCAGTCTCCTTCAATATACTGATAATCTATGTAGCGTTTGAGGCGAGCACAATTGCGGGCGGCGTACTGATACTGTTCACAAAGCGGAGGAGCGCAACCAAGGCTGCAGTCAGGTTCTTCGTGCTGAGCGTCATCGGCGCGGTTACGATACTTGTCGGCATTCTTTATCAAAACTCGCTCACTGGCACCTTCATGCTGGAGCAGTCTGCATTCTCTGGAGTTGCTAACGGCGATCTGGTCCTGCTCTCTGCCCTGTATGCGATTGGCTTCAGCATCAAAGTCGGGATCTTTCCCTTTGGTCTGCTCTGGCTCCCTGCTGCTCACAGCGAAGCCCCCACCCCCGTGAGTGCAATACTCAGCGGGGTCATGGTTCAGATAGCCGCGTTCGCAGCCAGCAGGATAATTGGCGTGATATCCCCCGCGAGCTACGAGCTGGGTCTATCACTGGTCGCGCTGGGCGCCCTGAGCGTTATCGTTGGCGCCGTCCTGGCTGCGGTAGAGGCAACCTATGGGAGCAAGTACTCGAGGTTCCATGTGAGCCCGGTCAATATAAGGGGTATAAAGAGGATCTGGGCTTTCTCGACCTCCTCCGAAGTCGGGGTCTTTTACATATTGATAGGGCTTGCATTGATGGCGCCTGCCCTGTCACCCCTATTCTTCGCAGGCATACTCCTGCACTTCCTGAACCACGGCCTCGCCAAGGCCCTCCTCTTCTTCGACAGCGGCTTCGTAATAGAGACCAGCCGGACCGCAGACCTCTCGCTCCTCAAAGGGCTGGGTGGCAAGGTGGGCGTCAACGGTCTTACATACCTCATTGGGGGCTTCTCCCTCTCTCTTATACCTGGCACTCTGGGGTACAACACCTTCCTGGAGTTTACCCGGGGGCACATCAGCATGGAGATTACTGCGGTTATACTTACGGCTGCGCTGTTCATCTTCTTCACCACGCTGTACTCGCTCAGATCAATAGTTGCAGGAAAGCCGAAGGCTAAGGTTGAGTACATTGACAAAGTCCATAGCCACGCCATCCTCAGGATCCCTGGCGTACTGCTGGCAATCTGCATCGTCGCCTTGGGCATCATAGTGCTCTTGGGTGCGAATGGGATCGCGCTTGAGGGATACTACCACCAGTTCGAGGAGTGGTTCAGCGTGGCTGCTAAGACAATTTCAGAGCCGTGGGTAGGTGTTGCATGA
- a CDS encoding CoB--CoM heterodisulfide reductase iron-sulfur subunit B family protein — translation MGTKVSSGSTGTKYGYFLGCVMPAKMPWAEKATFLVSKHLGLDFDYMKESVCCVRPGVWKAINPDWWLTLTSQNLATAEKQNIVIVDSCNGCYISHWECLQELKEDPEKLEMVNRNLEKAGLQVTLSTDVKHFLQVLYEDVGIGKIKANVVKPLNIRIMRHIGCHARKHDERFPMYFDEIMRATGATIVDTPYDKTCCGLLLYFADPKTSIFERIGVKMQTAKELDIDAYALICSGCYDQFERAVKVYKDEKGIAFETPIVHFSELLALSFGYKPEDFGMMYCRPIPPTKLIQKLKEGK, via the coding sequence ATGGGAACAAAAGTGTCATCGGGTTCAACTGGAACTAAGTACGGCTATTTCTTGGGCTGCGTGATGCCCGCTAAAATGCCTTGGGCGGAAAAGGCAACCTTCTTGGTTTCGAAGCATCTCGGGCTCGATTTTGATTACATGAAGGAGAGCGTCTGCTGCGTGCGCCCTGGGGTATGGAAGGCGATTAACCCCGACTGGTGGCTGACGCTGACGAGCCAGAACCTGGCAACGGCTGAGAAGCAGAATATAGTTATAGTTGATTCGTGCAACGGTTGCTACATATCGCATTGGGAGTGCCTCCAGGAGCTCAAAGAAGATCCAGAGAAGCTTGAGATGGTCAACAGGAACCTGGAGAAGGCGGGGCTGCAGGTCACACTCAGCACGGATGTGAAGCACTTCCTCCAGGTGCTTTACGAGGATGTCGGGATCGGAAAGATAAAGGCAAACGTGGTCAAGCCGCTCAACATAAGGATAATGCGTCACATAGGCTGCCACGCGAGGAAGCACGACGAGCGGTTCCCAATGTACTTCGATGAGATAATGCGCGCAACGGGCGCCACAATAGTCGACACGCCCTACGACAAGACCTGCTGCGGGCTTCTGTTGTATTTCGCAGATCCGAAGACCTCGATATTCGAAAGGATAGGCGTGAAGATGCAGACCGCAAAGGAATTGGACATAGATGCTTATGCGCTCATCTGCTCAGGGTGCTATGACCAATTCGAGAGGGCTGTGAAAGTCTACAAAGATGAGAAGGGCATTGCCTTTGAAACCCCGATCGTGCACTTCTCAGAGCTCCTCGCCCTCTCATTCGGGTACAAGCCGGAGGACTTTGGCATGATGTACTGCCGTCCCATACCGCCGACTAAGCTCATACAGAAACTCAAGGAGGGGAAATAA